Proteins encoded by one window of ANME-2 cluster archaeon:
- a CDS encoding FAD-binding protein, whose protein sequence is MDIFTRLQDIVTSSRVSNDPAELYCYSSDASYIKGTPDYVVMPSTTAEVSEIVKLAQKHRIPVIARGAGTGLAGGAVPLCGGIVLDMGRMNRILEIDIPNLQVLIEPGLIHADLNRALETHGFFFPPDPGSSEMCTLGGLIANRGSGMRSVKYGTVTDYVLDLEVVMPDGAVILTGGKVMKSASGYDLTALMVGSEGTLGIITRARLKIHPLPEARAAVLAHFNDLEAAGRTVPAIMEKGIMPSACELMDRTTILAVNTYDTNLCIPECEALLLIEVDGAPCSVESGAARVAGCCRELGAFDVTIAYSEPEMKELWAARRLAGAAVTRLSPGKTRVYIGEDVAVPLSAIPEMLREIRSISDRHGLTIMTYGHAGDGNLHTGMAIDTLDKEQWEVLKKTADDIHRAALRLNGTVSGEHGIGGARGIYMNQEHGGAMDVMDSIKKALDPHNIMNPLKVGLE, encoded by the coding sequence ATGGACATCTTCACCAGGCTTCAGGACATTGTCACCTCATCCCGCGTTTCCAATGACCCGGCAGAATTGTATTGTTATTCCTCTGACGCTTCGTACATTAAGGGTACCCCGGATTATGTGGTCATGCCCAGCACAACTGCCGAAGTTTCAGAAATTGTAAAACTGGCCCAAAAACACCGCATTCCTGTTATTGCAAGGGGCGCGGGTACCGGCCTGGCAGGTGGAGCAGTACCACTGTGCGGCGGCATCGTATTGGACATGGGCCGGATGAACAGGATACTTGAGATCGATATCCCGAACCTGCAGGTACTAATTGAGCCGGGACTCATCCACGCTGACCTGAACCGTGCACTTGAAACCCACGGTTTCTTTTTCCCCCCTGACCCGGGCAGCAGCGAAATGTGCACCCTGGGCGGGCTGATAGCCAACAGGGGCAGCGGCATGCGCTCAGTAAAATATGGTACAGTCACTGATTACGTGCTGGACCTTGAAGTGGTCATGCCGGACGGGGCAGTCATCCTGACCGGTGGCAAGGTGATGAAATCCGCATCCGGATATGACCTCACCGCCCTGATGGTAGGTTCGGAAGGCACGCTGGGTATCATCACCAGGGCCAGGTTGAAGATACACCCATTACCTGAGGCCCGTGCGGCAGTGCTGGCCCATTTCAATGACCTGGAAGCTGCCGGCCGTACCGTGCCAGCCATAATGGAGAAGGGTATCATGCCATCTGCATGCGAACTGATGGACCGTACCACCATCCTGGCAGTCAATACGTATGATACAAACCTGTGTATCCCTGAATGTGAAGCTCTGTTGCTTATCGAAGTGGACGGTGCCCCTTGCAGTGTTGAATCCGGCGCGGCCAGGGTGGCTGGTTGTTGCCGCGAACTTGGAGCTTTTGATGTTACCATTGCATATTCCGAACCGGAGATGAAGGAACTGTGGGCTGCCCGCCGCCTGGCAGGTGCTGCGGTTACGCGGCTGAGTCCTGGCAAGACCCGGGTCTATATCGGTGAAGATGTGGCGGTCCCATTGTCCGCAATTCCTGAGATGCTCAGGGAGATACGCAGCATTTCAGACAGGCATGGTCTTACCATAATGACATACGGCCATGCCGGGGACGGCAACCTGCACACGGGGATGGCTATTGATACACTTGATAAAGAGCAGTGGGAAGTGCTGAAGAAGACGGCCGACGACATCCATCGTGCGGCTCTGCGGCTCAATGGCACCGTGTCGGGAGAACACGGTATAGGAGGTGCCCGCGGGATATACATGAACCAGGAGCACGGTGGTGCAATGGATGTTATGGACTCCATAAAAAAGGCACTTGACCCTCATAATATTATGAATCCCCTGAAGGTGGGCCTGGAATGA
- a CDS encoding deoxyuridine 5'-triphosphate nucleotidohydrolase — MTMLSKQELTAAMNTRPPLVEQMIDPSIQTQPNGLELTLQSVHSLQGPGSVAFDNSERILPGTNLLDFDVDGWLHLDPGIYKVIYNEVVNIPEGLAAIARARSSLLRCGVALETAVWDAGYSGRSESLLVVHNPDGFRLKRNARVVQLIFFKLSSDVSEGYSGIYQNENK, encoded by the coding sequence ATGACAATGCTCTCAAAACAGGAACTAACGGCCGCAATGAACACCCGGCCACCACTGGTGGAACAGATGATAGACCCCAGTATACAGACCCAGCCTAACGGTCTTGAGCTGACCCTGCAAAGTGTCCACAGTTTACAGGGCCCGGGGTCTGTTGCTTTTGATAACAGTGAACGTATCCTGCCTGGTACCAATCTTCTTGATTTTGATGTGGATGGGTGGCTTCACCTTGACCCTGGCATCTACAAGGTCATCTATAACGAAGTTGTGAACATCCCGGAAGGACTGGCTGCCATTGCCAGGGCACGGTCCAGCCTGCTGCGCTGTGGTGTGGCCCTGGAGACCGCTGTATGGGATGCCGGATACAGCGGGCGCAGCGAGAGCTTACTGGTAGTGCATAATCCTGATGGTTTCAGGCTTAAGCGTAATGCCAGGGTGGTGCAGCTAATCTTTTTCAAACTCAGCAGTGATGTAAGCGAAGGCTACAGCGGTATCTACCAGAATGAAAATAAATAG
- the uppS gene encoding di-trans,poly-cis-decaprenylcistransferase, with the protein MFLYSGYEYLLTHEIKEFRVPEHIAIIMDGNRRYARKLKMSTWQGHIKGANTTERVLDWCYELGVKQLTVYAFSTENLNRSEDEKQKLFELMGLKLEELMDDERTHRRGMRVRMLGNIDLLPEALKQTGICAEDMTRNYSNLYLNIAMAYGGRQEIVDTAQTLAGKISSGEMTVSDINEEVISSHLYPSPGLAVPDVDLIIRTGGDERMSNFLPWQANGSECAAYFCAPYWPEFRKIDFLRSIRTYQTREHEWQKNTVLRIVKLLSHTGRIEVSQVVRMSQRAGNITDQEVRVILKELDRSRELKSISLVW; encoded by the coding sequence ATGTTCCTTTATTCAGGGTATGAATATTTGCTCACCCATGAGATTAAGGAGTTCAGGGTACCAGAACATATTGCAATTATCATGGACGGGAACCGCAGGTATGCCCGTAAGTTGAAAATGAGCACCTGGCAGGGTCATATCAAGGGTGCGAATACCACTGAAAGAGTACTTGACTGGTGCTATGAACTGGGCGTGAAACAATTAACCGTCTATGCATTCTCTACCGAGAACCTGAACCGTTCAGAGGATGAAAAGCAGAAACTGTTTGAACTTATGGGCTTAAAGCTGGAGGAATTAATGGATGATGAGCGTACTCATAGGAGAGGTATGCGGGTCAGGATGCTGGGGAATATCGACCTGCTGCCTGAAGCTCTTAAGCAGACAGGGATATGTGCAGAGGACATGACCAGGAATTATAGCAACCTGTACCTGAATATTGCCATGGCTTACGGAGGCCGCCAGGAAATCGTGGATACCGCACAGACCCTCGCCGGCAAGATCTCCAGCGGTGAAATGACAGTATCAGATATTAATGAAGAGGTAATTTCATCCCATCTCTATCCATCTCCCGGCCTGGCAGTGCCTGACGTTGACCTGATAATCAGGACCGGCGGTGATGAGAGAATGTCCAATTTCCTGCCCTGGCAGGCCAATGGCAGCGAATGTGCAGCTTATTTCTGTGCACCGTACTGGCCCGAATTCCGGAAGATAGATTTCCTTCGCTCCATACGTACGTACCAGACAAGAGAGCATGAATGGCAGAAAAATACAGTACTGCGTATTGTCAAATTGCTCAGCCACACCGGTCGGATCGAGGTGAGCCAGGTGGTCCGCATGAGCCAGAGGGCAGGTAACATCACTGACCAGGAAGTGCGAGTGATATTGAAAGAGCTGGATCGCAGCAGGGAACTGAAAAGTATTTCTCTGGTGTGGTAA
- the artA gene encoding archaeosortase A, with translation MTANFLWISLVFFTIASVLPHKFKLQRMPVGAIGWIFFALYWALQPIYYLKEGDISMVLLMLVVAFFCLIIAHLMIGTYVMTKKGIPLDNPIDRPKTLLAVTTVTAIGCLFYFPFAQIESLNHLIISTVTSQTFWLSQQVGFPVERADWNMIRLGIYRVEIILACTAIESIALFFGLILGTRAEAKKVLLALLASIPVIYILNVIRNTFVIGAYGYEWFGSGPMIVNLFGHEYFLHDSASFYISHHLIAKGGSGIALFFIAYAVLKTLPELLDLIEEIWQLVKVDLNHLRGG, from the coding sequence ATGACTGCAAACTTTCTCTGGATATCACTGGTCTTTTTCACCATTGCGTCTGTGCTCCCTCATAAATTCAAGCTGCAACGAATGCCTGTCGGTGCTATCGGATGGATATTCTTTGCACTTTATTGGGCATTACAGCCTATCTATTACCTGAAAGAAGGCGACATTTCAATGGTACTGCTGATGTTGGTGGTGGCGTTTTTTTGCCTCATAATTGCACACCTGATGATAGGTACTTATGTAATGACAAAAAAAGGCATACCACTGGATAATCCAATCGACAGACCAAAGACATTACTGGCTGTTACCACGGTCACTGCCATAGGGTGTCTGTTCTATTTCCCTTTTGCTCAAATTGAATCTTTGAATCATTTAATCATAAGTACGGTTACCTCGCAGACGTTCTGGCTTTCACAGCAGGTGGGATTCCCTGTGGAAAGGGCGGATTGGAATATGATCCGGCTCGGAATATACCGGGTCGAGATAATACTGGCATGTACTGCTATCGAAAGTATCGCCCTGTTCTTCGGCCTCATATTAGGGACAAGAGCAGAAGCCAAGAAGGTTTTGCTGGCATTACTGGCATCCATTCCTGTAATTTATATCCTCAATGTTATCAGGAACACATTCGTGATAGGAGCTTACGGGTATGAATGGTTCGGGAGCGGGCCCATGATAGTGAACCTGTTTGGCCATGAATATTTCCTGCATGATTCGGCCAGCTTCTACATAAGCCACCACCTGATAGCCAAAGGCGGGTCAGGTATAGCATTGTTCTTCATTGCCTATGCAGTATTGAAAACTCTCCCCGAACTACTGGACCTCATCGAGGAAATCTGGCAACTGGTAAAGGTTGACTTGAACCACCTCAGGGGTGGGTAG